One genomic window of Thermus caldifontis includes the following:
- a CDS encoding ornithine cyclodeaminase → MGYLALSEALRKVLLRGGVAPRRQVLTLPQRQFLVMPAADQEVALCKLVTVEASRREGDGPQRRPSVQAEVWAKRLDTGEVFHLPGEEITKGRTAALSLLAARLLAPRQEGALLVVGPGAQGEAHLEAFAEGLRLTRVFVRGRSRERLKAFMQKAREMGLPAEEWLGEKVPEEVAFIVTATPSPAPVLPERVPEGAFIAAVGSFRPEMQEVPRALVERAAVYCDTEDALVEAGELQGLSKPVVTLREALLGKRADGDPVLFKSVGHALFDLAAVRHLLGLG, encoded by the coding sequence ATGGGATACCTGGCTCTTTCCGAGGCCCTAAGGAAGGTGCTCCTCCGGGGAGGGGTGGCCCCCAGGCGCCAGGTTCTAACCCTTCCCCAGAGGCAGTTTCTGGTGATGCCCGCCGCCGACCAGGAGGTGGCCCTTTGCAAGCTGGTTACGGTGGAGGCTTCCCGAAGGGAAGGGGATGGGCCTCAGCGCCGGCCTTCGGTGCAGGCGGAGGTCTGGGCCAAGAGGCTGGATACCGGGGAGGTCTTCCACCTGCCGGGGGAGGAGATCACGAAAGGGCGCACCGCCGCCCTCTCCCTTTTGGCGGCTAGGCTCCTTGCGCCGAGGCAAGAGGGGGCGCTTCTTGTGGTGGGGCCTGGAGCGCAGGGGGAAGCCCACCTCGAGGCCTTCGCCGAAGGCCTTCGCCTCACCAGGGTCTTTGTGCGGGGAAGAAGCCGGGAAAGGCTAAAGGCCTTTATGCAGAAGGCCCGAGAAATGGGCCTTCCCGCTGAGGAATGGCTGGGGGAGAAGGTGCCTGAGGAGGTAGCCTTCATCGTTACCGCTACACCCAGTCCCGCCCCGGTGCTACCGGAAAGGGTACCGGAGGGCGCCTTCATCGCCGCCGTTGGCAGTTTCCGCCCGGAGATGCAGGAGGTTCCCCGGGCCCTGGTGGAAAGGGCCGCCGTCTACTGCGACACGGAGGACGCCCTTGTGGAGGCGGGGGAACTTCAGGGCCTTTCTAAACCCGTGGTCACCTTAAGGGAAGCCCTTTTGGGCAAGCGAGCAGACGGGGATCCCGTGCTGTTTAAGAGCGTGGGCCACGCGCTTTTTGACCTGGCTGCGGTGCGGCACCTCCTGGGCTTGGGTTAG
- a CDS encoding AEC family transporter, whose protein sequence is MPHMQALLNTVLPVALVVLAGYLLGKRIPMDLTTLSRLTLYLLVPALIFDAMYRAEYSREGLLGLTLGFTLTYLLLFLVIWSISRLLRLSPEASKGLGVCGLFPNSGNMGLSLVYFALGEEGLRRAVIYFILSSVMMFGLGPAFIRGGGFKEGFSFTLRLPLFYALFLGLLLKALGISLPFRLDEGVRLMGQAAIPVLLLTLGMQMGQTRFQVGAFEGAASFLRLILAPLLAYGVGLFLGLPRLEHQVLVLQSATPVAVNAFLLTREFGSEANRVARSVVVSTFLAFLTIPLFLLLIGIR, encoded by the coding sequence ATGCCCCACATGCAGGCTCTCCTCAACACCGTGCTCCCCGTGGCCTTGGTGGTCTTGGCCGGTTACCTGTTGGGCAAGCGTATCCCCATGGACCTCACCACCCTAAGCCGGCTTACCCTGTACCTCCTGGTGCCGGCCCTCATCTTTGACGCCATGTATCGGGCAGAATACTCCCGGGAAGGCCTCTTGGGCCTCACCCTGGGCTTCACCCTCACCTACCTCCTTCTCTTCCTGGTTATCTGGAGTATAAGCAGACTTCTTCGCCTCTCCCCCGAGGCCTCCAAGGGGCTTGGTGTGTGCGGCCTCTTCCCCAACTCCGGCAACATGGGGCTCTCCCTGGTGTACTTCGCCCTGGGAGAAGAGGGCTTGAGGCGGGCGGTAATCTACTTCATCCTGTCCAGCGTGATGATGTTTGGACTTGGACCCGCCTTCATCCGGGGAGGGGGGTTTAAGGAAGGGTTTTCCTTCACCCTGCGCCTTCCTCTTTTCTACGCCCTCTTTCTGGGCCTACTGCTGAAAGCATTGGGAATAAGTCTTCCCTTCCGCCTGGACGAGGGTGTGCGCCTTATGGGCCAGGCAGCCATCCCCGTCCTACTCCTGACCCTGGGGATGCAGATGGGCCAAACCCGCTTCCAGGTGGGGGCCTTTGAGGGGGCGGCCAGCTTCTTAAGGCTTATCCTGGCACCCCTTCTGGCCTACGGGGTGGGGCTTTTCCTGGGGCTTCCTAGGCTTGAGCACCAGGTTCTGGTCCTGCAGTCCGCCACCCCAGTGGCGGTGAACGCCTTTCTCCTCACCCGGGAGTTCGGCAGCGAGGCCAACCGGGTGGCGAGGAGCGTGGTGGTTTCCACCTTTCTAGCCTTCCTAACGATTCCCCTTTTCCTCCTCCTCATCGGGATCCGGTAG
- a CDS encoding 16S rRNA (uracil(1498)-N(3))-methyltransferase, whose amino-acid sequence MRPHRAYSPGLTGVLSFRESRHLLEVLRAQVGDRFTVFDAEREALAEVVELGPPVRYRILEEWRPEREVGVEVALYPALLKGDKLSEVVRSATELGATRIQPLITRHSVPKEMGEGKLRRLQAVAVEAAKQSGRLRVPEVLPPMPLKALPAVEQGLVAHLGARSLVREVLDPLKPLALAVGPEGGFAEEEVELLQERGFTPVSLGRRILRAETAAIALLALCTAGEGR is encoded by the coding sequence ATGCGCCCGCACCGCGCCTATAGCCCAGGCCTTACCGGGGTGCTCTCCTTTAGGGAGAGCCGGCACCTCCTCGAGGTCCTCAGGGCCCAGGTGGGGGACCGGTTCACCGTCTTTGATGCCGAACGGGAGGCCTTGGCGGAGGTGGTGGAGTTGGGCCCCCCGGTGCGCTACCGCATCCTGGAAGAGTGGCGCCCCGAGCGGGAGGTGGGGGTGGAGGTGGCCTTGTATCCGGCCCTTCTAAAGGGAGACAAGCTTTCCGAGGTGGTGCGTTCGGCCACCGAGCTCGGGGCCACCCGCATCCAACCCCTCATCACTCGCCACAGCGTGCCCAAGGAGATGGGGGAAGGAAAGCTAAGGCGGCTTCAGGCGGTGGCGGTGGAGGCGGCCAAGCAGTCGGGCAGGCTACGGGTGCCCGAGGTGCTTCCCCCCATGCCCCTAAAGGCCCTCCCTGCCGTGGAGCAGGGTTTGGTGGCCCATCTGGGGGCGAGGAGCCTGGTGCGGGAGGTGTTGGATCCGCTTAAGCCTCTGGCCTTGGCCGTGGGGCCGGAAGGGGGGTTTGCTGAGGAGGAGGTGGAGCTTCTTCAGGAAAGGGGCTTTACTCCGGTTTCCCTGGGCCGCAGGATCCTGCGGGCGGAAACCGCGGCCATCGCTCTCCTCGCCCTTTGCACGGCGGGGGAGGGGAGATGA
- a CDS encoding 50S ribosomal protein L11 methyltransferase, which produces MWVYRLKGTAAELDPLVPELFHRGARGLEEREGEVWAYFPAPVDLPFGGVWEELPDEDWLAAWRRDLRPVRAGPFWVLAPWHTWEGEGVPLVIEPGMAFGTGHHETTRLALSALARHLCPGEKVLDLGTGSGILAIAAAKLGGEALGVDIDEAVLPQAEENARRNGVRVRFFWGSLEEALSHGPFDLVVANLFAELHQELAPRYRQAMAPGGRLLLTGILAEKASWVKEAMAKEGFSFLGEEGEGEWVLLAYRT; this is translated from the coding sequence GTGTGGGTTTACCGCCTCAAGGGCACGGCGGCAGAGCTGGACCCCCTGGTCCCGGAACTCTTCCATCGGGGGGCCCGGGGCCTCGAGGAGCGGGAGGGGGAGGTATGGGCCTATTTCCCCGCTCCCGTGGACCTTCCCTTTGGGGGGGTGTGGGAGGAGCTCCCCGACGAGGATTGGCTTGCTGCCTGGCGCAGGGACCTTAGGCCGGTAAGGGCGGGGCCCTTTTGGGTTTTAGCCCCCTGGCATACCTGGGAAGGCGAGGGGGTACCCTTGGTGATAGAGCCGGGAATGGCCTTTGGCACCGGGCATCACGAAACCACCCGGCTGGCCCTTTCCGCCTTGGCCCGCCATTTGTGCCCTGGGGAGAAGGTGCTGGATTTGGGTACGGGCTCGGGCATCCTGGCCATCGCCGCCGCCAAGCTGGGCGGGGAGGCCTTGGGGGTGGACATTGACGAAGCCGTCCTCCCCCAGGCGGAGGAGAACGCCAGAAGGAATGGGGTTAGGGTACGTTTCTTCTGGGGAAGCCTGGAGGAAGCCCTTTCCCATGGCCCCTTTGACCTTGTGGTGGCCAACCTCTTTGCAGAGCTTCACCAGGAGCTGGCCCCCCGGTACCGCCAGGCCATGGCCCCTGGGGGAAGGCTTCTCCTCACGGGGATCCTGGCGGAAAAAGCCTCCTGGGTAAAGGAGGCCATGGCCAAGGAGGGCTTCTCCTTCCTGGGGGAGGAGGGGGAAGGGGAATGGGTGTTGCTGGCCTACAGGACGTGA
- a CDS encoding helix-turn-helix transcriptional regulator has protein sequence MVPVLEGTKERVLDLLRLRPYTAKELAKALGVSRVAVLKHLQDLEARGLVRSEVRKCLGRGRPYRLYMAQDREAPYAALCGDVLKGVERVLGREGVVRLLLERNRSLFAPLNLEALPLRERLTRLAQFLREQGYEAEVVEEGGKLFLCQKRCPKLALSREHEALCQSELLAYQELLGLPLMREERLAEGGNCCRYRVE, from the coding sequence ATGGTCCCAGTCCTGGAAGGCACCAAGGAACGGGTTCTGGACCTCCTCAGGCTCAGGCCCTATACCGCTAAGGAGCTGGCCAAGGCCTTAGGGGTGAGCCGGGTGGCGGTCCTGAAGCACCTCCAGGACCTCGAGGCCCGGGGCCTGGTGCGCTCGGAGGTGAGGAAGTGCCTGGGCCGGGGCCGGCCCTACCGCCTTTACATGGCCCAGGACCGGGAGGCCCCCTACGCCGCCCTGTGCGGGGATGTGCTTAAAGGGGTGGAAAGGGTTCTGGGCCGGGAGGGGGTGGTGCGCCTTCTCTTGGAAAGGAACCGGAGCCTGTTTGCCCCCCTGAACCTGGAGGCCCTGCCCTTGCGGGAGCGGCTTACCCGCCTGGCCCAGTTCCTTCGGGAGCAGGGCTACGAGGCGGAGGTGGTGGAGGAAGGGGGGAAGCTTTTCCTCTGCCAGAAGCGTTGCCCCAAGCTGGCCCTTTCCCGGGAGCACGAGGCCCTTTGCCAAAGTGAACTTCTCGCCTACCAGGAGTTACTGGGCCTGCCCCTGATGCGGGAGGAGAGGCTGGCGGAGGGGGGGAACTGTTGCCGTTACCGGGTAGAATAG
- a CDS encoding Mrp/NBP35 family ATP-binding protein gives MALTEERLLEALRTVMDPELGKDLVSLGMVGEIRLEGSRVDLLIHLTTPACPLKGQIEADIRRALAPLGVEEVRVRFGGGVKAPEQYPIPGVKHVVAVGSGKGGVGKSTVAANLALALLSEGARVGLLDADLYGPSQAKMFGLEGQRLKVDQNRKILPLEAYGLKVLSIANIVPPGQAMIWRGPILHGTIKQFLEEVNWGELDYLVVDLPPGTGDVQLSLAQLTQVSGGVIVTTPQEVALIDAERAADMFKKVQVPVLGVVENMSHFLCPHCGKPTPIFGEGGGRRLAEKLKARFLGEIPLTLPLRESGDRGRPILVESPEGPEAEAFRRAARELAAALSVQAFIALPMA, from the coding sequence ATGGCGCTTACCGAAGAGCGGCTCCTCGAGGCCCTGCGCACGGTGATGGACCCCGAGCTGGGTAAGGACCTGGTTTCCCTGGGCATGGTGGGAGAAATCCGGCTAGAGGGAAGCCGGGTGGACCTTCTCATCCACCTTACCACCCCTGCCTGTCCCTTAAAGGGCCAGATAGAGGCGGATATCCGCAGGGCCCTTGCGCCCTTGGGGGTGGAGGAGGTGCGGGTGCGCTTCGGGGGAGGGGTGAAGGCCCCCGAGCAGTACCCCATCCCCGGGGTGAAGCACGTGGTGGCGGTGGGCTCAGGCAAGGGTGGGGTGGGGAAGAGCACCGTGGCCGCTAACCTGGCCCTAGCCCTGTTGTCGGAAGGGGCTAGGGTGGGCCTCTTGGACGCCGATCTTTACGGGCCCAGCCAGGCCAAGATGTTTGGCCTGGAGGGACAAAGGCTAAAGGTGGACCAGAATCGCAAGATTCTGCCCCTGGAGGCCTATGGCCTTAAGGTCCTCTCCATCGCCAACATCGTTCCCCCCGGCCAGGCCATGATCTGGCGGGGGCCCATCCTCCATGGCACCATCAAGCAGTTCCTAGAGGAGGTGAACTGGGGGGAGCTGGACTACCTGGTGGTGGACCTGCCCCCGGGTACCGGGGATGTGCAGCTCAGCCTGGCCCAGCTCACCCAAGTTTCCGGCGGGGTGATCGTAACCACCCCGCAGGAGGTGGCCCTTATAGATGCGGAAAGGGCCGCGGACATGTTCAAGAAGGTGCAGGTGCCCGTTTTGGGAGTGGTGGAGAACATGAGCCACTTCCTCTGCCCCCATTGCGGCAAGCCCACCCCCATCTTTGGGGAAGGCGGAGGTAGGCGGCTTGCGGAGAAGCTCAAGGCCCGTTTCCTAGGGGAGATTCCCCTCACCCTACCCTTGCGGGAAAGCGGGGATCGGGGAAGGCCCATCCTGGTGGAAAGCCCCGAAGGCCCCGAGGCAGAAGCCTTTAGGAGGGCAGCCCGGGAGCTGGCTGCCGCCTTAAGCGTGCAGGCCTTTATCGCCTTGCCCATGGCCTGA
- a CDS encoding valine--tRNA ligase, producing the protein MDLPKAYDPKTVEPKWAEKWANNPFVANPKSGKTPFVIFMPPPNVTGSLHMGHALDNSLQDALIRYKRMQGYEAVWLPGTDHAGIATQVVVERLLLKEGKTRHDLGREAFLKRVWEWKEESGGTILKQLKRLGASADWSREAFTMDEARSQAVRYAFSRYYHEGLAYRAPRLVNWCPRCETTLSDLEVETEPTPGRLYTLAYEVEGGERIAIATVRPETVFADQAIAVHPEDERYRHLVGKRARIPLTDIWIPILADPAVEREFGTGALKVTPAHDPLDYEIGERHGLKAVSVINLEGRMEGERVPEALLGLDRFAARKKAVELFREAGHLLKEEEYTIQMATCSRCGTPLEYAIFPQWWLSMKPLAEKVIRGLERDEIAFVPERWKKVNLDWLKNVRDWNISRQLWWGHQIPAWYCQDCQAVNVPRPERYLEDPQVCETCGSPNLKRDEDVFDTWFSSALWPLSTLGWPEETEDLKAFYPGDVLVTGYDILFLWVSRMEVSGYHFRGERPFKTVLLHGLVLDEKGQKMSKSKGNVIDPLEMVERYGADALRFALTYLATGGQDIRLDLRWLEMARNFANKLYNAARFVLLSRQAFQAKKDEPTLADRWMRGRLSRGVQEITALYEALDLAQAAREVYELVWSEFCDWYLEASKPALKGGNAFTLRTLEETLATLLQLLHPIMPFLTSELYQALTGKEELALEAWPTPMGIDTEAEAAFEALKQAVTAVRALKAEAGLPLAQEVRVFLEGDTEPAKENLEVFRFLARAEPMEARPEKALVKAMPKVTVRMPLEGLLDVEEWKRRQEKRLQELLALTERSRKKLDAPGFREKAPKEVVEAEEARLRENLAQIERIREALSQIG; encoded by the coding sequence ATGGACCTACCCAAGGCCTACGACCCCAAGACCGTGGAACCCAAGTGGGCGGAGAAGTGGGCGAACAACCCCTTTGTGGCCAACCCCAAAAGCGGCAAAACGCCCTTTGTCATCTTCATGCCTCCTCCCAACGTTACCGGTAGCCTGCACATGGGCCACGCCCTGGACAACTCCCTGCAGGATGCCCTCATCCGCTACAAGCGCATGCAGGGCTACGAGGCCGTCTGGCTGCCCGGCACCGACCATGCGGGCATCGCCACCCAGGTGGTGGTGGAAAGGCTTCTCCTGAAAGAGGGCAAGACCCGGCACGATCTGGGCCGGGAGGCCTTTCTGAAAAGAGTCTGGGAATGGAAGGAGGAGTCCGGGGGAACCATCCTGAAGCAGCTCAAGCGCCTGGGGGCCAGCGCCGACTGGAGCCGGGAAGCCTTTACCATGGACGAGGCCCGCTCCCAGGCGGTGCGCTATGCCTTTAGCCGTTACTACCACGAAGGGCTGGCCTACCGCGCCCCCCGCCTGGTGAACTGGTGCCCCCGGTGCGAGACCACCCTTTCCGACCTCGAGGTGGAAACCGAACCCACCCCGGGCCGGCTCTACACCCTGGCCTACGAGGTGGAGGGCGGCGAACGCATCGCCATCGCCACCGTGAGGCCGGAAACCGTCTTCGCCGACCAGGCCATCGCCGTCCACCCCGAGGACGAGCGCTACCGGCACCTCGTGGGTAAACGGGCCCGCATCCCCCTCACGGACATTTGGATCCCCATCCTTGCCGACCCCGCCGTGGAGCGGGAGTTCGGAACCGGGGCCCTTAAGGTTACCCCCGCCCACGACCCCTTGGACTACGAGATCGGCGAGCGGCACGGACTGAAGGCGGTTTCCGTCATCAACCTGGAAGGCCGGATGGAAGGGGAAAGGGTGCCGGAGGCCCTCCTGGGCCTGGACCGGTTTGCGGCCCGGAAAAAGGCGGTCGAGCTTTTCCGGGAGGCGGGCCACCTCCTCAAGGAGGAGGAGTACACCATCCAGATGGCCACCTGCTCCCGCTGCGGCACCCCCTTGGAGTACGCCATCTTCCCCCAGTGGTGGCTGTCCATGAAGCCCCTGGCGGAAAAGGTCATCCGCGGCCTGGAGCGGGATGAGATCGCCTTTGTCCCCGAGCGCTGGAAGAAGGTCAACCTGGACTGGCTGAAAAACGTCCGGGACTGGAACATCTCCCGCCAGCTCTGGTGGGGGCACCAGATCCCCGCCTGGTACTGCCAGGACTGCCAGGCGGTGAATGTCCCCCGCCCCGAGCGCTACCTGGAAGACCCCCAGGTATGTGAAACCTGCGGAAGCCCTAACCTCAAACGGGACGAGGACGTGTTTGACACGTGGTTTTCCTCGGCCCTTTGGCCCCTTTCCACCCTGGGCTGGCCCGAGGAGACGGAAGACCTCAAGGCCTTCTATCCGGGCGATGTCCTGGTGACGGGCTACGACATCCTTTTCCTCTGGGTGAGCCGGATGGAGGTATCCGGTTACCACTTCCGGGGGGAACGGCCCTTTAAGACCGTGCTCCTCCACGGCCTAGTGCTGGATGAAAAGGGCCAGAAGATGTCCAAGTCCAAGGGGAACGTGATAGACCCCCTGGAGATGGTGGAGCGTTACGGAGCCGATGCCTTGCGCTTCGCCCTCACCTACCTGGCCACAGGGGGCCAGGACATAAGGCTGGACCTCCGCTGGCTGGAAATGGCCCGGAACTTTGCCAACAAGCTCTACAACGCCGCCCGTTTCGTGCTTCTAAGCCGCCAGGCCTTCCAGGCCAAAAAGGACGAACCCACCCTGGCCGACCGCTGGATGCGAGGCCGCCTGAGCCGGGGGGTACAGGAGATCACCGCCCTGTACGAGGCCCTGGACCTGGCCCAGGCGGCCCGGGAGGTGTACGAGCTGGTCTGGAGCGAGTTTTGCGATTGGTACCTGGAGGCCAGCAAACCGGCCCTTAAGGGGGGGAATGCCTTTACCTTACGCACCCTCGAGGAAACCCTCGCCACCCTTTTGCAGCTCCTCCACCCCATCATGCCCTTCCTCACCAGCGAGCTCTACCAGGCCCTTACGGGCAAGGAGGAGCTGGCCCTCGAGGCCTGGCCCACGCCCATGGGGATAGACACAGAAGCCGAAGCCGCCTTTGAGGCCCTCAAGCAGGCGGTGACGGCGGTGCGGGCCCTAAAGGCCGAGGCCGGGCTTCCCCTGGCCCAGGAGGTGCGGGTGTTTCTGGAAGGGGATACGGAACCAGCCAAGGAGAACCTGGAGGTTTTCCGCTTCCTGGCCCGGGCCGAGCCCATGGAGGCCCGCCCCGAGAAGGCCCTGGTGAAAGCCATGCCTAAGGTAACGGTGCGCATGCCCCTAGAAGGCCTCTTGGATGTGGAGGAGTGGAAGCGCCGGCAGGAAAAGCGCCTGCAAGAACTCCTTGCCCTGACGGAAAGGAGCCGGAAAAAGCTTGACGCCCCGGGGTTCCGAGAAAAGGCCCCCAAGGAGGTGGTGGAGGCCGAGGAGGCAAGGCTTAGGGAAAACCTGGCCCAGATCGAGCGGATCCGGGAAGCCCTCAGCCAAATAGGGTGA
- a CDS encoding DUF6812 domain-containing protein, giving the protein MYKQPREVHEARIYTQAYRVYGLIHLVPGAGTADLLNQERPYLPVTGALIYTPGYAHPPEAKDLKASTGFLALRKERILWAVGGKPSEPRTSPRLLERRRLAFLFGDYLLAGDLLLPRGVRLSDHLSQAKPFQTLLEAKLYVLTPNKPIVDLEPLETFPFVTLNLRRAEAVAEAPGEARDPRLTLFG; this is encoded by the coding sequence GTGTATAAACAACCACGGGAAGTACATGAGGCCAGGATCTACACCCAGGCCTACCGGGTCTACGGGCTCATCCACCTGGTGCCCGGGGCGGGTACCGCGGATCTCCTGAACCAGGAAAGGCCCTATCTTCCCGTCACCGGGGCCCTCATCTACACCCCAGGCTACGCCCATCCCCCGGAGGCCAAGGACCTTAAGGCCAGCACCGGTTTCCTCGCCCTGCGGAAGGAGCGGATCCTGTGGGCGGTGGGGGGCAAACCCAGCGAACCCCGCACCAGCCCCCGCCTATTGGAAAGGCGGAGGCTGGCCTTCCTCTTTGGGGACTACCTCCTTGCGGGCGATCTTCTGCTTCCCCGGGGGGTGCGGCTTTCCGACCACCTTTCCCAGGCCAAACCCTTCCAAACCCTCCTCGAGGCCAAGCTTTACGTCCTTACCCCCAACAAGCCCATCGTGGACCTGGAACCTTTGGAAACCTTCCCCTTCGTCACCTTGAACCTGCGGCGAGCCGAAGCGGTGGCCGAGGCCCCCGGGGAAGCCCGGGATCCCCGGCTCACCCTATTTGGCTGA
- a CDS encoding single-stranded-DNA-specific exonuclease RecJ has translation MRDRVRWRLLPLPPVREWRELMEALGVGPEAALAYWHRGVRRPEDLQPTLGLLPLRGLKEAVELLLRALKGKKRIRVHGDYDADGLTGTAILVRGLRALGAEIHPFIPHRLEEGYGIHPARIPEHREAADVFLTVDCGIANHAELRELVENGVEVLVTDHHTPRDTPPPGLILHPAYTPDLEEHPTGAGVAFLLLWALYQRLGLPPPLEYADLAAVGTIADVAPLWGWNRALVREGLARLKESSILGLRLLSESVGYTGKAVEVAFRIAPRINAASRLGEAEKALRLLLTEDEEEARGLVEELHRLNTRRQAIEEEMLRRLLPQADPEAKAIVLHDPEGHPGVMGIVASRILEATLRPVFIVAKGKGTVRSLPPISAVEALRSAEDLLLRFGGHREAAGFALDEARFPAFRKRMEAFAASFPDPVREVALVGLLPPLASLPDLHQALLALEPFGEGNPEPLFLLQGSPEEARSMGEGKHLAFRLQGVRVVAWRMGERVDSLSPELEAAVLLMENRWNGTLSYEAQALDFREPGDLEGGIPPFAYPILLPEALARAKAGEGVYVPEDNLEGLGYARKAGFRLLPPEEASLWLGLPPFPVKVSPVYVALGAATQRRLAALPILDTPEERLRALVGQRLLFAYQRKHAPLFSEALVAYWAVGQTLLPEEGVKGV, from the coding sequence ATGAGGGATCGGGTGCGCTGGCGTCTTCTTCCCCTGCCGCCTGTGAGGGAGTGGCGGGAGTTGATGGAGGCTTTGGGGGTGGGGCCTGAGGCCGCCTTGGCCTATTGGCACCGGGGCGTGCGCCGCCCGGAGGACCTGCAACCCACCTTGGGCCTTCTTCCCCTAAGGGGCCTTAAGGAGGCGGTGGAGCTTCTCCTTAGGGCGCTAAAGGGGAAAAAGCGGATTCGTGTCCACGGGGACTACGACGCCGACGGGCTCACGGGAACCGCCATCCTGGTGCGGGGCCTCAGGGCCTTGGGGGCGGAGATCCACCCCTTCATCCCCCATCGCCTCGAGGAGGGGTACGGCATTCATCCCGCCCGTATTCCGGAGCACCGGGAAGCGGCGGACGTTTTCCTGACGGTGGACTGCGGTATCGCCAACCACGCCGAGCTTCGGGAGCTTGTGGAAAACGGGGTGGAGGTCCTGGTAACCGACCACCACACGCCCCGCGATACCCCTCCTCCGGGCCTGATCCTCCATCCCGCCTACACCCCGGACCTCGAGGAGCACCCCACGGGAGCGGGGGTGGCCTTCCTGCTCCTTTGGGCCCTTTACCAAAGGCTGGGCCTGCCCCCGCCCCTAGAGTATGCCGACCTGGCGGCGGTGGGCACCATCGCCGACGTGGCCCCCCTTTGGGGATGGAACCGGGCTTTGGTGCGGGAAGGGCTTGCCCGCCTGAAGGAGTCCTCCATCCTTGGGCTTCGTCTGCTTTCGGAAAGCGTGGGCTACACGGGGAAAGCGGTGGAGGTGGCCTTCCGCATCGCTCCCCGCATCAATGCGGCAAGCCGCCTGGGGGAGGCGGAGAAGGCCCTTAGGCTTCTCCTCACCGAGGACGAGGAGGAGGCCAGGGGTTTGGTGGAGGAGCTCCATCGGCTGAACACCCGCCGCCAGGCCATAGAGGAGGAGATGCTGAGAAGGCTCCTCCCCCAGGCGGACCCCGAGGCCAAGGCCATCGTCCTCCACGACCCCGAGGGCCACCCGGGGGTGATGGGCATCGTGGCGAGCCGGATCCTCGAGGCCACCTTGCGCCCCGTCTTCATCGTGGCCAAGGGGAAGGGCACGGTGCGGAGCCTTCCCCCCATCAGCGCCGTGGAGGCCCTAAGGAGTGCCGAGGACCTCCTTTTGCGCTTTGGCGGCCACCGGGAAGCCGCCGGGTTTGCCTTGGACGAGGCCCGCTTCCCTGCCTTTAGGAAACGGATGGAGGCCTTTGCCGCCTCTTTTCCCGACCCCGTGCGGGAAGTGGCTCTTGTAGGGCTTTTACCCCCTTTGGCGTCACTTCCGGACCTTCACCAAGCCTTGTTGGCCTTGGAGCCCTTTGGGGAAGGGAATCCCGAGCCCCTTTTTCTCCTCCAAGGCTCCCCGGAGGAGGCCCGCTCCATGGGGGAGGGGAAGCACCTCGCCTTCCGCCTCCAGGGGGTTAGGGTGGTGGCCTGGCGCATGGGGGAGCGGGTGGATTCCTTGTCCCCTGAACTTGAGGCGGCGGTGTTGCTTATGGAAAACCGCTGGAACGGCACCCTGTCCTATGAGGCCCAAGCCCTGGACTTCCGGGAGCCGGGGGATCTGGAAGGCGGGATACCCCCCTTCGCCTATCCCATCCTTTTGCCGGAGGCCTTGGCCAGGGCCAAGGCGGGGGAAGGGGTTTATGTGCCCGAGGATAACCTCGAGGGGCTGGGGTACGCAAGGAAGGCGGGGTTCCGTTTGCTACCCCCCGAGGAAGCCTCCCTTTGGCTGGGCCTGCCGCCTTTTCCCGTGAAGGTGTCCCCCGTTTACGTGGCTTTAGGAGCGGCCACCCAGAGGCGACTCGCCGCTTTGCCTATCCTGGACACCCCAGAGGAGCGGCTCAGGGCCCTGGTGGGGCAGAGGCTTCTCTTCGCCTACCAGAGGAAGCACGCCCCCCTTTTCAGCGAGGCCCTTGTGGCCTACTGGGCGGTGGGGCAGACGCTTTTGCCGGAAGAGGGGGTGAAGGGTGTATAA